A section of the Zygosaccharomyces rouxii strain CBS732 chromosome B complete sequence genome encodes:
- a CDS encoding uncharacterized protein (some similarities with uniprot|Q04893 Saccharomyces cerevisiae YMR317W Hypothetical ORF), which yields MLNRLLLCMLGVAFAASDNTYESHSLSYHSNSGAASKYDHRTSSTMSWVKNMSTSSVPSSFTTSVLHNSTSSMPSSFTSLVPSSHRSRAPYNSTSAVPSSHRSRVPYNSTSAVPSSHRSRVPYNSTSAVPSSHRSRVPYNSTSLVPHSSEPSVPSVSHAVSTKNISLKSTTVVTVCTTTSGTSQCHTTALSTELAPTHTSTSEHPSVTPSSEHTSSITITETISSSHEATSHSEEAPSSTTEESITSVTSSVPGVSHTSTHTLTEVESSAVTETEKIETTAYVTFSCEANSCTSEQSVTSEASSVPGVSHTSTQSETEVASSAIRETEAPSSTPEASSVPGVSHTSTHSETEVASSAVRETEAPSSTPEASSVPGVSHTSTHSETEVASSAVRESEAPSSTPEESITSEASSVQAVSHTSTHTLTEIESSAVTETERSETTAFVTSICEAESCTSNQTSVSATLQQLSSQSESRPSTLHSSFSTESGSTHIQASPSLSIFEASAPRVKSSFTVLLLIFSWFL from the coding sequence atgcttAACCGTCTGCTCTTGTGTATGTTAGGGGTTGCCTTTGCGGCCTCTGATAACACCTACGAATCTCATTCTCTCTCATACCATAGTAATTCAGGTGCCGCTTCAAAGTACGATCATCGTACATCATCAACTATGTCGTGGGTCAAGAATATGTCCACGTCCTCAGTCCCTTCTAGTTTTACGACTTCAGTACTACACAATTCTACTTCCTCAATGCCCTCTAGTTTTACTTCATTAGTTCCATCTAGTCACAGATCTCGGGCTCCATACAACTCTACGTCCGCAGTTCCATCTAGTCACAGATCTCGGGTACCATACAATTCTACGTCCGCAGTTCCATCTAGTCACAGATCTCGGGTTCCATACAATTCTACGTCCGCAGTTCCATCCAGTCACAGATCTCGGGTACCATACAATTCCACGTCCTTGGTGCCACATAGCTCTGAGCCCTCTGTGCCATCAGTCTCCCATGCTGTGAGCACTAAGAATATATCCTTGAAATCGACGACAGTAGTGACTGTTTGTACAACTACCTCTGGAACTTCCCAATGCCATACAACAGCACTTTCCACCGAATTGGCCCCAACACACACTTCAACTTCAGAACATCCCAGCGTTACTCCGTCCTCTGAGCATACCTCCAGCATCACCATAACTGAAACTATCAGTAGCAGTCATGAAGCTACATCACACAGTGAAGAGGCACCCAGCAGTACAACTGAAGAGTCAATTACGTCTGTGACTTCTTCGGTGCCAGGTGTTTCGCACACTTCTACCCACACTTTAACTGAAGTCGAATCCTCTGCCGTAACAGAAACCGAAAAAATTGAGACAACCGCATATGTAACTTTCAGTTGTGAGGCCAACTCCTGTACATCTGAGCAGTCAGTGACATCTGAGGCTTCTTCAGTACCAGGTGTCTCGCACACTTCTACTCAATCTGAAACTGAAGTTGCATCGTCCGCCATAAGAGAGACAGAAGCACCCAGCAGTACACCTGAGGCTTCTTCAGTACCAGGTGTCTCGCACACTTCCACCCACTCTGAAACTGAAGTTGCATCATCCGCCGTAAGAGAGACAGAAGCACCCAGCAGTACACCTGAGGCTTCTTCAGTGCCAGGTGTCTCGCACACTTCCACCCACTCTGAAACTGAAGTTGCATCATCCGCCGTAAGAGAGTCTGAAGCACCCAGTAGTACACCTGAAGAGTCAATTACTTCTGAGGCTTCCTCAGTGCAAGCTGTTTCGCACACTTCCACCCACACTCTAactgaaattgaatcatcCGCCGTAACAGAGACTGAAAGATCTGAGACAACCGCATTTGTTACTTCCATCTGTGAGGCAGAATCCTGTACGTCAAACCAAACTAGTGTTTCAGCAACCCTGCAACAACTTTCAAGTCAGTCGGAAAGCAGGCCTTCTACCTTACATTCGTCTTTCTCCACTGAGTCCGGATCTACTCATATCCAAGCAAGTCCTTCcttatcaatttttgaggCCTCTGCTCCTCGTGTGAAATCATCATTCACAGTTCTTTTATTGATCTTCTCCTGGTTTTTGTGA
- a CDS encoding uncharacterized protein (some similarities with uniprot|P15365 Saccharomyces cerevisiae YJR152W DAL5 Allantoin permease ureidosuccinate permease expression is constitutive but sensitive to nitrogen catabolite repression), translated as MSKWFFLHNNPLNAHFLNQREKEIAIERIRGNFQGIGSRKWKWSQVREAFIDPRTYLYVIFSLLMNIPNGGVTSFGNIIIKSFGFQNQRSLLLSMPGGAVDLVFKLTMPWLSDKMIDRSFPAMIAIAFPMVGGIMMSTIDVHDKSPLLVGYYFISAAGASWGLVMSMIACNTVGSTKKSVVNGLQILAYAAGNWIGPQTFRSSEAPVYPTGKKLVAIFYGLSLFTLLLIRLVNIIENRRRDKLEAEGNLPEEPENSEFLDLTDFQQLQMRYVL; from the coding sequence atgAGCAAATGGTTTTTCCTGCATAACAATCCTTTAAATGCACATTTTCTGAACCAGAGGGAAAAAGAGATTGCCATTGAACGTATTAGAGGAAATTTCCAAGGAATCGGATCGCGTAAGTGGAAATGGTCCCAAGTCCGTGAGGCATTCATTGATCCACGCACCTATTTGTACGTTATTTTCTCCCTTCTGATGAACATTCCTAATGGCGGTGTGACATCTTTTGGcaatattattatcaagTCTTTTGGGTTCCAGAATCAAAGATCTCTTCTACTCTCCATGCCAGGTGGTGCAGTGGACCTTGTGTTCAAGCTAACCATGCCCTGGTTATCAGATAAAATGATTGACAGATCGTTCCCGGCCATGATAGCCATTGCTTTCCCTATGGTTGGGGGAATCATGATGAGTACGATCGATGTGCATGATAAGTCTCCATTACTTGTGGGCTACTATTTCATAAGTGCAGCCGGTGCTTCCTGGGGGCTTGTTATGTCTATGATCGCCTGTAACACAGTTGGGTCTACGAAAAAGTCCGTTGTGAACGGTTTGCAGATTTTAGCTTACGCTGCAGGTAACTGGATCGGGCCACAAACATTCAGGTCTTCCGAAGCACCAGTATATCCTACGGGTAAGAAATTGGTCGCCATTTTCTATGGCCTGTCTTTATTCACCCTGCTTCTTATCAGATTGGTTAATATAATCGAGAACCGTCGTCGCGATAAGCTAGAAGCAGAGGGCAACCTCCCAGAGGAACCCGAAAAttcagaatttttggatCTTACAGACTTCCAACAACTTCAAATGAGATATGTGCTTTGA